In a genomic window of Streptomyces sp. BHT-5-2:
- a CDS encoding class I SAM-dependent RNA methyltransferase: MQPDTPPESRKSLVGEEYEVEVGPVAHGGHCIARTEAGQVLFVRHALPGERVRARVTDGEEGARFLRADAVEILVASKDRVEAPCPFSGPGRCGGCDWQHAAPGAQRRLKAAVVTEQLSRLAGLTPDEAGWDGTVEPAPGDKVAKGEVPAWRTRVQYAVDAEGRAGLRRHRSHEVEPVTHCMIAAPGISELGIERRTWPQIATVEAIAATGSHDRQVVLTPRPGGRLPIVELDKPVSVLRIGEKDKAVHRVHGRPFVRERAAGRTWRVGNGGFWQVHPKAADLLVEAVMQGLMPKKGDMALDLYCGVGLFAGALAERVGDKGAVLGIESGKRAVEDARHNLDDLDRVRIEHGKVEAVLPRTGITDVDLVVLDPPRAGAGKATVHHLATLTPRRIAYVACDPAALARDLAYFRDAGYTPRRMRAFDLFPMTSHVECVAILEPVAKGT; the protein is encoded by the coding sequence ATGCAGCCGGACACGCCGCCGGAATCCAGGAAGTCGCTGGTCGGCGAGGAGTACGAGGTCGAGGTCGGCCCGGTCGCGCACGGCGGCCACTGCATCGCCCGCACCGAGGCCGGCCAGGTCCTCTTCGTCCGGCACGCGCTGCCCGGCGAACGGGTCCGCGCCCGCGTCACCGACGGCGAGGAGGGCGCCCGCTTCCTGCGCGCCGACGCCGTCGAGATCCTGGTGGCCTCGAAGGACCGGGTCGAGGCGCCCTGCCCGTTCTCCGGCCCCGGCCGGTGCGGCGGCTGCGACTGGCAGCACGCCGCGCCCGGCGCCCAGCGCCGCCTCAAGGCCGCCGTCGTCACCGAGCAGCTCTCCCGGCTGGCCGGCCTGACCCCCGACGAGGCCGGCTGGGACGGCACCGTCGAACCGGCTCCCGGCGACAAGGTCGCCAAGGGCGAGGTCCCGGCCTGGCGCACCCGCGTCCAGTACGCCGTGGACGCCGAGGGCCGCGCCGGCCTGCGCAGGCACCGCTCGCACGAGGTCGAGCCGGTCACCCACTGCATGATCGCCGCCCCCGGCATCTCCGAACTCGGCATCGAGCGGCGCACCTGGCCGCAGATCGCCACCGTCGAGGCGATCGCCGCCACCGGCTCCCACGACCGCCAGGTCGTCCTCACCCCCCGCCCCGGCGGCCGCCTACCGATCGTCGAACTCGACAAGCCGGTCTCCGTCCTCCGCATCGGCGAGAAGGACAAGGCCGTCCACCGCGTCCACGGCCGCCCCTTCGTCCGCGAACGCGCCGCCGGCCGCACCTGGCGGGTCGGCAACGGCGGCTTCTGGCAGGTCCACCCCAAGGCCGCCGACCTCCTCGTCGAGGCCGTCATGCAGGGCCTGATGCCGAAGAAGGGCGACATGGCCCTCGACCTCTACTGCGGCGTCGGCCTCTTCGCCGGCGCCCTCGCCGAGCGCGTCGGCGACAAGGGCGCCGTCCTCGGCATCGAGTCCGGCAAGCGCGCCGTCGAGGACGCCCGCCACAACCTCGACGACCTCGACCGCGTCCGCATCGAACACGGCAAGGTCGAGGCCGTCCTCCCCCGCACCGGCATCACCGACGTCGACCTCGTCGTCCTCGACCCGCCCCGCGCCGGCGCCGGCAAGGCCACCGTCCACCACCTCGCCACCCTCACCCCCCGCCGCATCGCCTACGTCGCCTGCGACCCGGCCGCCCTCGCCCGCGACCTCGCCTACTTCCGCGACGCCGGCTACACCCCCCGCCGCATGCGCGCCTTCGACCTCTTCCCGATGACCTCACACGTAGAGTGCGTGGCAATTCTTGAACCGGTCGCAAAGGGCACCTGA
- a CDS encoding IS110 family transposase: MIDVSEIGAFLGLDVGKSEHHATAVTPAGRKAFDKRLPNSEPKLRDVFAKLKAKHGTVLVVVDQPASIGALPLAVARDMDCPVAYLPGLTMRRIADLYPGEAKTDARDAFIIADAARSMPHTLRAVELADEAVAELEMIVGFDDDLAGEATRISNRLRGLLTQIHPSLERVLGPRMQHPAVLKLLDQCGSPAQVRKAGRRRLVNLIRPKAPRMAERLVDDIFTALDEQTVVVPGTAAAALIVPSLASSLQSVLDQRKLLATRIEELLEAHPLSKVLTSMPGIGVRTGARILIDIGDASSFPSAAHLAAYAGLAPATRSSGSSIRGEQPSRRGNKQLKRAFFLSAFAALADPVSRAYYDKKIAQGKHHTQALLCLARRRADVLFAMLRDGTFYQPQPAPTG; encoded by the coding sequence GTGATCGACGTCAGTGAGATCGGCGCCTTCCTCGGCCTGGACGTCGGCAAGAGCGAACACCACGCCACCGCCGTCACTCCGGCCGGAAGGAAGGCCTTCGACAAGCGGCTGCCCAACAGCGAACCCAAGCTCCGCGACGTGTTCGCCAAGCTGAAAGCCAAGCACGGCACCGTGCTCGTGGTCGTCGACCAGCCCGCCTCCATCGGCGCCCTGCCGCTGGCCGTGGCCCGCGACATGGACTGCCCCGTGGCTTACCTGCCGGGCCTGACGATGCGGCGGATCGCCGACCTCTACCCCGGTGAAGCCAAAACCGACGCCCGCGACGCCTTCATCATCGCGGACGCGGCCCGGTCGATGCCGCACACTCTGCGGGCCGTCGAGCTTGCCGACGAGGCAGTAGCCGAGCTGGAAATGATCGTGGGTTTCGACGACGACCTGGCCGGCGAAGCCACCCGCATCAGCAACAGACTGCGGGGACTGCTGACACAGATCCACCCGTCGCTGGAACGGGTACTGGGACCGCGAATGCAGCACCCAGCCGTGCTCAAGCTGCTCGACCAGTGCGGTTCGCCGGCCCAGGTCCGCAAGGCCGGACGGCGTCGGCTGGTGAACCTGATCCGCCCAAAGGCACCACGGATGGCGGAACGGCTCGTCGATGACATCTTCACCGCCCTGGACGAGCAGACAGTGGTCGTGCCAGGCACGGCCGCGGCCGCATTGATCGTCCCCAGCCTCGCCAGCTCGCTCCAGTCGGTACTTGACCAGCGCAAACTCCTCGCCACAAGGATCGAGGAACTGCTGGAGGCTCACCCTCTTTCCAAGGTCCTGACGTCCATGCCGGGGATCGGCGTCAGGACCGGAGCACGCATCCTCATCGACATCGGCGACGCCAGCAGCTTCCCCAGCGCCGCCCACCTCGCCGCCTACGCCGGCCTCGCCCCGGCAACCCGCAGTTCCGGGTCCTCCATCCGCGGCGAACAGCCATCGCGCAGAGGAAACAAACAGCTCAAACGCGCCTTCTTCCTCTCCGCGTTCGCCGCCCTGGCCGACCCCGTCTCCAGGGCCTACTACGACAAGAAGATCGCCCAGGGAAAACACCACACCCAAGCCCTCCTCTGCCTCGCCAGACGACGAGCCGACGTGCTCTTCGCCATGCTCCGCGACGGCACCTTCTACCAACCCCAACCAGCCCCCACGGGTTGA
- a CDS encoding TIGR04141 family sporadically distributed protein, with the protein MATHTAVRTVYRLSTLSPTPEAMFEALDHEQLDRLGAELHHPDVLGVPAVYLTYGKEEAADTWCAPNARTTGIPVFEPVRRTGALLLLAVDGQVYAVTCGNGYRLVPDALKDKRFGLSFAIRMIDPRHISGAVTKALGRPRTDISLVAAGTSVPALGIRDQARVVRHLGGHLDDVPLTRSRHATGRAYSAQGGVGLRLPLGIEPADLVEDLRTITQVCQDDIPHPDLEFVDHIVPVTDAITRAALDASLDRNLGAPPDGRISFSVPLELHDTYAEATVYRTRIGTTEAYLSDDFDLAYVLTRARINRPGSRLAALRDGTVALHRGPSPRSSVPLATTRTLDWIQADLSLGSRTYCLLDGDWYELGAGYIDSVRDDLRRLFTDAAVYGLPHWPEAVNERAYNRAVAKVQPEWLFLDGEFINNPLKRTDRVEICDLLTPDGTLILVKQAGSSGSFSHLLGQAQVAVELLVNSPEARCQFVRRVAQDSGGRIRLPEDFTPRRLVLAVRHKSGATFTPDSLFAFSQITLHRTTQELTTRGVSIEVVPVPTAASIARTTAA; encoded by the coding sequence ATGGCCACCCACACAGCAGTCCGCACCGTCTATCGGCTCTCCACCCTCTCCCCGACCCCTGAGGCGATGTTCGAGGCACTCGACCACGAACAACTCGACCGGCTGGGAGCCGAACTGCACCACCCCGACGTCCTCGGCGTACCCGCGGTCTACCTCACCTACGGCAAGGAGGAGGCCGCCGACACCTGGTGCGCCCCCAACGCCCGCACCACCGGAATCCCGGTGTTCGAACCCGTCCGCCGCACCGGAGCCCTGCTGCTCCTGGCCGTCGACGGCCAGGTCTACGCCGTGACCTGCGGAAACGGCTACCGCCTGGTTCCCGACGCCCTCAAGGACAAGCGGTTCGGCCTCTCCTTCGCCATCCGCATGATCGACCCCCGGCACATCAGCGGCGCCGTCACCAAAGCGCTCGGCCGGCCGCGCACTGACATCTCCCTGGTAGCCGCCGGCACCTCGGTCCCGGCGCTCGGCATCCGCGACCAGGCACGGGTGGTCCGCCACCTCGGCGGCCATCTCGACGACGTCCCGCTCACCCGCAGCCGCCATGCCACCGGCCGGGCCTACAGCGCCCAGGGTGGTGTCGGCCTCCGCCTTCCCCTCGGCATCGAACCGGCAGATCTGGTCGAAGACCTGCGCACGATCACCCAGGTCTGCCAGGACGACATCCCGCACCCCGACCTGGAGTTCGTCGACCACATCGTCCCGGTCACCGACGCCATCACCCGCGCCGCACTCGACGCCTCCCTCGACCGCAATCTCGGCGCTCCCCCTGACGGACGTATCTCCTTCTCCGTTCCCCTCGAACTGCACGACACATATGCAGAGGCCACCGTCTACAGGACCCGCATCGGCACCACCGAGGCCTATCTGTCCGACGACTTCGACCTTGCCTACGTCCTGACCCGCGCCCGAATCAACCGACCCGGCAGCCGTCTCGCCGCCCTGCGCGACGGCACGGTGGCCCTCCACCGCGGCCCTTCGCCCAGATCCTCCGTACCGTTGGCGACCACCCGCACACTGGACTGGATCCAGGCCGACTTGTCCCTCGGGTCACGGACGTACTGCCTTCTGGACGGCGACTGGTACGAGCTCGGAGCCGGCTACATCGACTCCGTCCGAGACGACCTGCGACGGTTGTTCACTGATGCCGCCGTGTACGGCCTGCCGCACTGGCCTGAAGCCGTGAACGAACGCGCCTACAACCGAGCGGTCGCAAAGGTCCAGCCTGAATGGTTGTTCCTCGACGGCGAGTTCATCAACAACCCCCTCAAGCGCACCGATCGGGTCGAAATCTGCGACCTGCTGACTCCCGACGGCACCCTGATCCTGGTCAAGCAAGCCGGTTCCTCCGGCTCCTTCAGCCACCTCCTCGGGCAGGCACAGGTCGCCGTCGAGCTCCTCGTCAACTCACCCGAGGCACGCTGCCAGTTCGTACGCCGGGTCGCACAGGACAGTGGCGGGCGAATCAGGCTGCCCGAAGACTTCACGCCTCGTCGGCTAGTCCTCGCGGTCCGACACAAGTCCGGAGCAACCTTCACACCCGACTCGCTCTTCGCCTTCTCCCAGATCACGCTCCACCGGACAACACAGGAGCTGACCACACGCGGGGTGAGCATCGAGGTCGTTCCCGTACCGACGGCAGCCAGCATCGCTCGGACCACTGCGGCATAA
- a CDS encoding N-6 DNA methylase, which produces MSDQAAPATGPLVTGSEIARLAGVTRAAVSNWRRRYGDFPAPSGGGASSPLFALAEIQAWLEKQRKGQEVSVEVQLWQELRAAYGEDMVAGLADVAELLSEGHGRGLSGLRLPREAVARVRTLAESERPVDVVNALTERFTDAVRRAGSDQVTSTRLALAVRHFAPPLPSGATVFDPACGIGLLLSSVAGQTGALCRGQEADADSARLARLRAALSSLPDTRIETGDSLRDDRWPDLRAELVVCDPPVGVTGWGREELLLDPRWELGTPSKAEGELAWLQHAYAHTVPGGHVVIVLPASVAYRKAGRRIRAEMVRRGILTQVVALPPGTASSHALPVHLWTLRRPGPADVPPATVRMVDLTANDPDGSLAPRPEQIVDVPPISLLDDTVDLTPGSHLQAVHRDYSGEFTALRGDLEEQLRRLAALLPQLRPGTGAGSLDGATTGVAELLRAGLVTFEGPEPVSISDQLDTDYLQGFLRSPANTRRATSASGTYRLEAKGARIPQLAIEEQRRYGAAFRDLTEFEATMRAVSELSRRLAELTRDGLSTGALAPED; this is translated from the coding sequence ATGTCGGACCAAGCTGCCCCCGCCACCGGCCCCCTCGTCACCGGATCAGAGATCGCGAGGCTGGCCGGCGTCACCCGCGCCGCCGTGTCCAACTGGCGGCGCCGCTACGGCGACTTCCCCGCCCCCTCGGGAGGCGGGGCGAGCAGCCCGCTGTTCGCGCTGGCCGAAATCCAGGCGTGGCTGGAGAAGCAGCGGAAGGGGCAAGAGGTCTCGGTCGAGGTCCAGCTCTGGCAGGAGCTGCGGGCCGCCTATGGAGAGGACATGGTCGCCGGACTCGCCGATGTGGCCGAGCTGCTATCCGAGGGGCACGGTCGAGGGCTGTCGGGGTTGCGCCTGCCGCGCGAAGCCGTGGCGCGCGTCCGTACACTTGCCGAATCCGAGCGGCCCGTTGACGTCGTGAACGCACTCACCGAACGGTTCACCGACGCCGTACGCCGCGCCGGGTCGGATCAGGTGACGTCGACCCGCCTGGCCCTCGCGGTACGCCACTTCGCGCCGCCGCTGCCCTCCGGGGCGACGGTCTTCGATCCTGCTTGTGGCATCGGTCTGCTGCTCTCCTCCGTCGCTGGGCAAACCGGGGCGCTCTGCCGCGGGCAGGAGGCCGATGCCGACTCCGCGCGGCTCGCCAGGCTCCGTGCCGCCCTGTCCTCGCTGCCCGACACCCGGATCGAGACAGGCGACTCGCTCCGCGACGACCGGTGGCCCGACCTCCGGGCCGAACTCGTGGTCTGTGATCCTCCGGTAGGCGTCACAGGATGGGGTCGCGAGGAACTCCTTCTCGATCCACGCTGGGAACTCGGTACCCCGTCCAAGGCGGAGGGCGAACTCGCCTGGCTGCAGCACGCCTACGCACACACCGTGCCGGGCGGGCACGTTGTGATCGTGCTGCCCGCCTCGGTCGCCTACCGCAAGGCCGGGCGAAGGATCAGGGCCGAGATGGTCCGCAGGGGCATCCTCACTCAGGTTGTCGCCTTGCCGCCGGGTACGGCCTCCTCGCACGCCCTCCCCGTTCACCTCTGGACTCTGCGTCGTCCCGGGCCGGCCGACGTCCCCCCGGCCACGGTGCGGATGGTGGACCTCACCGCCAACGACCCCGACGGCAGCCTCGCCCCCCGCCCCGAGCAGATCGTGGATGTCCCTCCGATCAGTCTCCTCGACGACACGGTTGACCTCACCCCGGGCAGCCACCTCCAGGCCGTGCACCGCGACTACTCCGGTGAGTTCACGGCCCTCCGTGGCGATCTGGAGGAGCAGCTGCGCCGGCTGGCCGCACTGCTGCCTCAGCTACGGCCCGGTACGGGGGCAGGCTCGCTCGACGGTGCCACGACGGGCGTCGCCGAACTCCTCCGGGCAGGCCTCGTGACCTTCGAAGGCCCGGAACCGGTCTCCATCAGCGACCAGCTCGACACCGATTACCTCCAGGGCTTCCTGCGCAGCCCGGCCAACACCCGCCGTGCCACCAGTGCCTCCGGCACCTACCGGCTGGAGGCCAAGGGCGCCAGGATTCCGCAGCTGGCCATCGAGGAACAGCGCCGATACGGTGCGGCCTTCCGGGACCTCACCGAATTCGAGGCGACGATGCGGGCTGTGTCCGAGCTCAGTCGCCGGCTCGCCGAGCTGACCCGCGACGGACTCTCCACCGGCGCTCTGGCCCCGGAGGACTGA